From Strix aluco isolate bStrAlu1 chromosome 5, bStrAlu1.hap1, whole genome shotgun sequence:
TTGCCCTTTTTGAGGATAGGAGTGagatttgctttcctccagtctttggGTACTCCCAGTCACCATGATCAATCAAAGATTATCAAGAGTtgccttgcaatgacatctgccagctgCCTCAGCACTTGTGGATGCATCCCATCAAGGACATAGACCTAGATAAAAAGTTACTGAAGGGTTTCCTAGTCAAAAAAATTTGTCATTGCCTAGCAAGATGTGAATCCTATAAATCCGAGATCTTTGATCActactttgaattatttttgagTGAACATGCAACTGCCTGTATTGCAGGCTCACTTGCACATGGTGCACTGAATAAAGATTACCACAGATGGCACAGTGGTCTGCTGGATAAAGCAGAGGTTGCTTCTTGCAGAGGAAGAAGCATTCAGGTGGCATAAGGaatactgaaatgttttcagtagggaaaagtgtttttttataaaaaggagGGAGCTTTCTCATTTAAACAGTTtcacagagacacagaaaaaaaattcttatgcCTGCTGCAGCGGTACCCAACCAAAAATGATATTTGTTTTCATAACACAGATGTTTATCCCccaaatgtggaaaaaatgcaCTGCTTTAACATTTCTGAAGGAAGTGCTTGCTTTACCAGAAATGGTATTTCAGAGAATAACGAAATGTCCATTTTAGGTCAGTCAGCTGAAGGTCAGTGAGAGGAtaataaagcacagagcagggGACCCGTTTTTCCATGGTCATTATTTTTTGACATGCCAACAAGCAAAAGGTGAAGGTATGTCAAATTAGAACTTTGAAAACTCTACTGATTGACTGTGCTCCATTATAAGCTTGCATATATTGAACTGTAGTGGTTTTAGCATGTGTATTAGAGCTTGAAGAGGTGTGTTAGAGCCTTACTTTAAATGTGCAAGGAAGAAGAGCAAGTCTTTTTGCATTGCTGGGAGTGGTGGGGCATTACTACAACTGATCATGTCTCATAGGACAATTTACCTGTGATTTATGGAATAAAAGATGTCTCTATATGACCCCTCCTAAATTTCTGTATATTACAAACAAAAAAGGTGACATAATGATAGACGTGTGTAATACAGTATTACAGAGACAATTCTGTGCTCACTAGGaacaaagtgtattttaaaattactccccatcattttcttcttcaaaggaGTCAGTTCCCACTTCTTCATAGTCTTTCTCCAGGGCAGCCAGGTCCTCTCGGGCCTCtgcaaattctccctcctccatgCCTTCACCCACGTACCAGTGCACAAAAGCTCTCTTGGCATACATCAGATCAAACTTGTGGTCAAGCCTTGCCCAAGCCTCTGCAATGGCCGTGGTGTTGCTCAGCATGCAGACTGCTCGCTGAACTTGGGCTAGGTCTCCACCAGGAACTACTGTAGGAGGCTGATAGTTGATCCCAACCTGGAAACAGGAATATGAGAGAAGGTTGTAAAAAGACAAGAGCAGAAAGCAGTCAAAGAGctgaaaaaatgtgaataaagaTACGGATGCTGGGGTAGAGTGGTGCAGCTATCAAAACTACCAGATGGCAAATGCCATCAAAAATAATAACATCATAAACAGTACAAAAGATGGTAATTTCCATGTCTGTATTATTCTTCTGTTTAATGTAAACTGTCAACTTTGTAGCTTTCTTAACAGCTACCAACACTGAACATAAGTTTCATCAAGATACTTGATAGAAACTGATACAGAAAGTTGGTTCCCAGTTAAAAGTTTTCATTATTAAACCAGCTATTTGTATGACAAATGTTTTTCCACTGCTAATATCTGTATTATTGTTGAAATCATGTTTCCCAACACTACTATGTAGCCAGTGGGGAGAGGCTGTATAATATTTCTGGGTAAGGGGGTCAACTGACAGATTCCAAATATCAGCATATTATCCTTTAATAATTGTATCGGTTTTGGTATTTCCTTATTTTAGATGTGGCTTCAGAGGGAACACTCACTGGATTTTCCAAAATTCGGGTTTGAAATGAATACTTCTTTAAACTTTAACTCATATACACTTCAGATTTCCACTTAGGTAAATATTTAGGAGTCTGTGTCAATGGATTGTTCAAAGGAGAAAAGGCACATTTTATACAAATGCATCCTGCATATGTTGGTTCATCTCACAAGTGGAAAACATACATGATCTAAGtctttaaatacagtttttccaCTGGACTGAACTTGCCCTTTAAACATTAAAGAGAAGTTCATGGCAGCCCTACTCACCTTGAAGCCTGTTGGACACCAGTCGACAAACTGGATAGTTCTCTTGGTCTTGATGGCAGCAATTGCTACGTTGACATCTTTGGGAACTACGTCACCACGATAGAGCATGCAGCAGGCCATGTACTTCCCATGCCTTGGGTCACACTTCACCATCTGGTTGTTGGGCTCAAAGCAGGAGTTGGTGATTTCAGCCACCGAGAGCTGCTCGTGATACGCTCTGTCAGAGGAGATGATGGGGGCGTAGGTCACCAAGGGGAAGTGGATGCGCGGGTAGGGCACCAGGTTTGTCTGGAACTCCGTCAGATCCACGTTGAGGGCACCGTCAAAGCGCAGCGAGGCGGTGATGGAGGAAACGATCTGGCTGATGAGGCGGTTGAGGTTAGTGTAAGTGGGGCGCTCGATGTCCAGGTTTCGGCGGCAGATGTCGTAGATGGCCTCATTATCCACCATGAAGGCGCAGTCCGAGTGTTCCAGGGTGGTGTGCGTGGTCAGGATGGCATTGTAGGGCTCCACCACAGCGGTGGAGACCTGAGGGGCTGGGTAGATGGCAAACTCCAGTTTGGACTTCTTTCCGTAATCCATGGAGAGGCGTTCCATCAGTAAGGAGGTAAAGCCAGAGCCGGTACCCCCACCAAAGCTGTGGAAGATCAGGAATCCTTGCAGCCCAGAACAGGCATCAgtctagaaagcaaaagagaaagtgaaagaaTAGGGACTGAAGAAGAATGAAAAGACTTCATCTACTACTTCAGCTTATTCTGAGCTGAAGGAAAGAGCAGTCATCAGCAATATACAGCATAGATTTCATGTCAGGTTTTCCTGAGAAAGGGTTGGTGATAATCCCATCCTTGTCTTTCCTCACTGGCTGAATTTATCACATAAAAATCAGACTCTTATCTGTGGAGCTTCTCTCTCTGAACTTCACACTTCTTTTAGTTAGTCTAGCTGAAGCCAGCAATGTAGAACTGCCTAATCCACCCTTCTATATCAGTATTGGTGCTCTAGGGCTGTGCTAATAATGAAGAATTACATATTCAGAACCACTTTTTAAGAATATCTGGAGGCATACAGCTGGAAAGTGAACTATTGGGCTTCTCTCTTTTGGCCTAGTAATGATGCCTCTATATGTCTTGCAAGCTCCTTTCTGAACCATTGGTATAATTTGTAGTTAACAAACTACCTGTTCTGcacttctttcttctgcagaatcCAAACTGCTGTTTCAAAACTACTGGGACTTACCAGCTTACGGACACGATCAAGCACCATATCAATGCTTTCTTTGCCAATGGTGTAGTGGCCACGGGCATAGTTATTAGCTGCATCTTCCTTTCCAGTGATCAGCTGTTCTGGATGAAAAAGTTCCCGGAAGGTGCCAGCCCGCACTTCATCTGAGCAAGGAAGAGAAATTGTAAGAAGCTGCATGGCTGTGCTGCCTTGCCAACAAGTTCTGGTTGTTGTTGGCATTGATGCAAGCTTTCAGACATGGGAGACGATGACCCCAAAAAACAAATGTTGATGGGGAAGGGAACTGTCTCCTAAGCATTTTTTCATTGTTGCAGTCTGGTGATTTATGGTGTGACTTGTATGCAGCCACAGAACTTGTTAACGTTTCATGAACTTGTCAGTTGTACAGCCTGTACCCACAAGAGGACGAGTCACCAGGAAAAAAGTGTGAAGAAAATCAGGTTCCCCAAGGTGCCCCAATTTTTAGAAACCCTTCAATTCCTGGAGGGAAACTGT
This genomic window contains:
- the LOC141924134 gene encoding tubulin alpha-8 chain isoform X1 — its product is MRECISIHVGQAGVQIGNACWELFCLEHGIQPDGTFKDLHDKLNYDDSFTTFFNETVTGKHVPRAVMVDLEPTVVDEVRAGTFRELFHPEQLITGKEDAANNYARGHYTIGKESIDMVLDRVRKLTDACSGLQGFLIFHSFGGGTGSGFTSLLMERLSMDYGKKSKLEFAIYPAPQVSTAVVEPYNAILTTHTTLEHSDCAFMVDNEAIYDICRRNLDIERPTYTNLNRLISQIVSSITASLRFDGALNVDLTEFQTNLVPYPRIHFPLVTYAPIISSDRAYHEQLSVAEITNSCFEPNNQMVKCDPRHGKYMACCMLYRGDVVPKDVNVAIAAIKTKRTIQFVDWCPTGFKVGINYQPPTVVPGGDLAQVQRAVCMLSNTTAIAEAWARLDHKFDLMYAKRAFVHWYVGEGMEEGEFAEAREDLAALEKDYEEVGTDSFEEENDGE